The genomic segment TCGTCCAGCTCGACGCGCATGCCGCCCGAGCCGTTGGACGCCAGCTCGGAGGTCGCGCAGGAGAGCCCGGCGGCACCGAGGTCCTGGATGCCGACGACGAGCTTCTCGGCGAAGGCCTCCAGGGTGCACTCGATGAGGAGCTTCTCCTGGAAGGGGTCGCCGACCTGGACGGCGGGGCGCTTGCTCGGCTTCGTGTCGTCGAAGGTCTCGGAGGCCAGGATCGAGGCGCCGCCGATGCCGTCGCCGCCCGTGCGAGCGCCGTACAGGATGACCTTGTTGCCGGGGCCGGACGCCTTCGCGAGGTGGATGTCCTCGTGCCGCATCACGCCGATGGCACCGGCGTTGACCAGCGGGTTGCCCTGGTAGCAGGCGTCGAAGACGAGCTCGCCGCCGATGTTGGGCAGACCGAGGCAGTTGCCGTAGCCACCGATGCCCGCGACGACGCCGGGGAGCACGCGCTTGGTGTCGGGGTGCTGGGCGTCGCCCATGCGCAGCGGATCCACGACCGCGACCGGGCGGGCGCCCATCGCGATGATGTCGCGGACGATGCCGCCGACGCCGGTGGCCGCGCCCTGGTAGGGCTCGACGTACGACGGGTGGTTGTGGGACTCGACCTTGAAGGTGACCGCGTAGCCCTGGCCGACGTCGACGACGCCGGCGTTCTCACCGATGCCGACGAGCATCGCGTCGTTCTGGGGGACCTTCTCGCCGAACTGCTTCAGGTGGATCTTGCTGCTCTTGTACGAGCAGTGCTCGGACCACATGACGGAGTACATGGCGAGCTCGGCGCCGGTCGGGCGGCGGCCGAGGATCTCGCGGACGCGCTCGTACTCGTCTTCCTTCAGGCCCAGTTCGGCCCAGGGGAGCTTGACGTCGGGCGTCTCGCTCGCGTGCTTGACGGTGTCCAGAGTCATGCGTTGACCAGCTTCTTCAGGATCGAGGTGAAGAATCCGAGGCCGTCGGTGCGGCCGGTCCCGATCAGCGGCTCGACGGCGTGCTCGGGGTGCGGCATGAGGCCGACGACGTTGCCCGCCTCGTTGGTGATGCCGGCGATGTCACGGAGCGAGCCGTTGGGGTTGCCGTCGAGGTAGCGGAAGGCGACGCGGCCCTCGGCCTCCAGCATGTCCAGCGTCCGCTCGTCGGCGGTGTACTGCCCGTCGATGTTCTTCAGCGGGATCCGGATCTCCTGCCCCGCCGTGTAGTCGGCGGTCCAGGCGGTCTCCGCGTTCTCCACGCGCAGCTTCTGCTCCCGGCAGATGAAGTGCAGGTGGTTGTTGCGCAGCATCGCGCCCGGCAGGAGGTGCGTCTCGGTGAGCACCTGGAAGCCGTTGCAGATGCCGAGGACCGGCATTCCGGCCTTCGCCTGCTCGATGACGGACTCCATCACCGGCGAGAAACGCGAGATGGCGCCGGCCCGCAGATAGTCGCCGTAGGAGAAGCCGCCGGGCAGCACCACGGCGTCGACCTGCTTGAGGTCCTTGTCCTTGTGCCACAGCGGCACGGCTTCGGCGCCCGCCACGCGGACGGCACGCTGGGTGTCGCGGTCGTCGAGGGTTCCCGGGAAAGTGACGACTCCAATTCGAGCAGTCACTTCGCGGCCTCCTCGGCCTTCCGCGTCTCCTGGACTTCTTCGACCTTTACGACGAAGTCTTCGATCACGGTGTTGGCGAGGAAGGTTTCCGCCAACTCGTGGATACGGGCGAGGGCCGCGGCATCCACGGGCCCGTCCACCTCGAGTTCGAAGCGCTTTCCCTGACGTACGTCGGAGATGCCCTGGAAACCGAGGCGCGGCAGTGCACGCTGCACCGCCTGGCCCTGGGGGTCGAGGATCTCCGGCTTGAGCATGACGTCGACTACGACGCGTGCCACTGGCACTCCCGGTGTGTGGTGCTGGCGTGTGCTGCTTGCTGGGTGCTGAGCAGGTTCCTTCAGACTACCGGCACAAAAATTCTACTCGCGTAGATTCGTAGCAACCTACGAGATGACGGTCACGTTCCGGTGCTCAAACAGGTTTCGAACCGAGAACCTTCACCATGAATCCATGAAAGATCACGCAACGTCATTGGAACCTGACACGCGGAGGTATTAGGACAGGCTTCACAATGCATTGCCGGGCACTGTACAAAGGAAAAGGCAATAGTCGATACTTTGCCGAAAACATCCGTGCAGTCGGCATGACAGTCGGCATCACCGCATGTCAACGCGGTACACGCGGGAGAGCCGCGCGAAGGGACCGATATTCGTGGCGCAACGTGTCGTGGTCACTCTCTTTGACGACATCGACGGCGGGGAAGCGGCGGAAACGGTCGCGTTCGCTCTGGACGGCACGTCGTACGAGATCGACCTCAATCAAACCAATGCAGAGAAACTGCGCGGGGCACTTGCCCCGTACCTGGAGGCCGCCCGCAAGCGGTCGCGGTCCGGCATGGCGTTCCGGCACACGGCCCTGTCCCCCGACCCGTCGGCGGTCCGCGCCTGGGCGCGCTCGCACCACATGAACGTCCCGCCGCGCGGCCGCATCCCGAAGAAGGTCTACGAGGCGTTCGAAGCGGCCAACTAGCGCCCGCCGGAACACCGCGTCCGCGCCCCTCAGGACAACCGACTTGCGCTGCACCCCCGCAGATCGGCTAGAGTCTGGAGCACGCCGAGGGGCGAGGCCGAAAGGCCGGGCCCCAAGGAGTCGTGCGGGTGTAGTTCAGTAGTAGAACATCCCCCTTCCAGGGGGAAGGCGCAGTGTGCAATTCCTGTCACCCGCTCTGCACCGCTCACCGACCGGTCCTCCGGTTGCGGTAAGCTGGTGCCCGCGCCGATCAGAGAGAGCTGGTCGGAGGCAATGCGAACGTAGCTCAGTTGGTAGAGCGCAACCTTGCCAAGGTTGAGGTCGCGAGTTCGAACCTCGTCGTTCGCTCCATATGAGAGGCCCCGGTCGATTCGACCGGGGCCTTCTTCGTGTCCCTGCGGCTTCTGACATTTGTCATACGGGCCGGTGACAGCGCGCACTGCCGACCGCTCCCCGGCCGGGAGACGCTCGAACCATGACGGACCAAGTGATCGACGTGACCGATCTGCGGCGCGTGTACGGGGGCGGTTTCGAGGCGGTACGCGGGGTCTCCTTCGCCGTGGGCCGCGGCGAACTGTTCGCGCTCCTCGGCACCAACGGCGCCGGCAAGACATCCACCCTCGAACTCCTCGAGGGGCTCGCCGCCCCGGCCGGCGGACGCGTGCGCGTCCTCGGGCACGACCCGTACACCGAACGCGCCCAAGTACGGCCCCGCATCGGCGTCATGCTCCAGGAAGGCGGATTCCCCGCCGAGTTGACCGTCCAGGAGACCGCCCGCATGTGGGCCGGGTGCACCAGCGGCGCCATGCCCGTCGGCGAGGCCCTGGACGTCGTCGGGCTCGGCAAACGGTCCGGCGTCCGCGTGAAACAGCTGTCCGGCGGCGAGAAGCGCCGACTCGACCTCGCCATGGCGCTCCTCGGCAGGCCCGAGGTGCTCTTCCTCGACGAACCCACCACAGGGCTCGACGCCGAAGGGCGCCGCGAGACCTGGAAGTTGGTGCGGGACCTGCGCGACAACGGCACGACCGTGCTGCTCACCACGCACTACCTGGAAGAGGCCGAGGAACTCGCCGACCGGCTCGCGATCCTCCACGAGGGCCGGATCGCCGCCGCGGGACGCGTCTCCGACGTGGTCGCAAGCCAGCCCTCGCACATCTCCTTCGAGCTGCCCGACGGCTACTTCGTCGGCGACCTGCCGCCCCTCGGCGAGCTGGGCGTGACCGGCCACGAGACGACGGGACGCCGGGTCCGGCTGCGTACGAACGAACTCCAGCACGCGGCCACCGGGCTGCTGTTGTGGGCCAGGGACGCGCGCGTCGAGCTCACCGGACTCGACGTACGGGCCGCGTCCCTGGAAGAGGCGTTCCTGCGGATCGCGCGCGCCGCCGAGAACGACGCGAAGAGCAAGGAGATGGCGGCATGAGCACGATGACCATGACGACGCCCGCGGGGCGCATGCGGGCGCTCGCGCGCTCCGAGATGACGCTGCTCGGGCGGAGCAAGGGCACGCTGTTCGCGGCGCTGTTCGTGCCGCTGATCATCCCGTTCAGCATGCGGCAGGCCGCCGACGGCATGGACCTCAAGGGCACCGGACTCGACGTCGGCACCGTTGTGCTGCCGAGCGCCCTCGGCTTCTCCCTGCTCTTCGCCGTCTACTCGGCACTGACCGCCGTCTACGTCGCACGCCGCGAGGAACTCGTACTGAAGCGGCTGCGCACCGGCGAGCTGCGGGATCCCGAGATCCTGGCGGGCGCCGCACTGCCCTCGGTCCTCATCGGCGTCGTGCAGTGCCTCGTCCTCTCCGTGGGCTGCGCGGTGCTCCTCGACGCGGGGGCGCCGAGCGCGCCGCACCTCGTCGTCCTCGGCATCGCCGCGGGGCTCGTGATGTTCGCCGCGCTGGCCGCCGTCACCGGCAGCTTCAGCAGGTCCACCGAGTCCGCGCAGGTCATGACGATGCCGCTGATCTTCGTGTCGATGATCGGCTCCGGGCTCTTCGTCCCGCTCGAGGTCATGCCCGACAAGCTCGCCTCGGTCTGCGAGCTCCTTCCGCTGTCGCCCGTCATCGAGCTGATCCGCGGCGGCTGGGCGGGCAACCTCTCGGCGGGCGACGCGCTCGGCGCGGCCGCCACCGCGGTGGCCTGGAC from the Streptomyces venezuelae genome contains:
- the purQ gene encoding phosphoribosylformylglycinamidine synthase subunit PurQ; translation: MTARIGVVTFPGTLDDRDTQRAVRVAGAEAVPLWHKDKDLKQVDAVVLPGGFSYGDYLRAGAISRFSPVMESVIEQAKAGMPVLGICNGFQVLTETHLLPGAMLRNNHLHFICREQKLRVENAETAWTADYTAGQEIRIPLKNIDGQYTADERTLDMLEAEGRVAFRYLDGNPNGSLRDIAGITNEAGNVVGLMPHPEHAVEPLIGTGRTDGLGFFTSILKKLVNA
- the purS gene encoding phosphoribosylformylglycinamidine synthase subunit PurS; protein product: MARVVVDVMLKPEILDPQGQAVQRALPRLGFQGISDVRQGKRFELEVDGPVDAAALARIHELAETFLANTVIEDFVVKVEEVQETRKAEEAAK
- a CDS encoding histone-like nucleoid-structuring protein Lsr2; the encoded protein is MAQRVVVTLFDDIDGGEAAETVAFALDGTSYEIDLNQTNAEKLRGALAPYLEAARKRSRSGMAFRHTALSPDPSAVRAWARSHHMNVPPRGRIPKKVYEAFEAAN
- a CDS encoding ABC transporter ATP-binding protein, with the protein product MTDQVIDVTDLRRVYGGGFEAVRGVSFAVGRGELFALLGTNGAGKTSTLELLEGLAAPAGGRVRVLGHDPYTERAQVRPRIGVMLQEGGFPAELTVQETARMWAGCTSGAMPVGEALDVVGLGKRSGVRVKQLSGGEKRRLDLAMALLGRPEVLFLDEPTTGLDAEGRRETWKLVRDLRDNGTTVLLTTHYLEEAEELADRLAILHEGRIAAAGRVSDVVASQPSHISFELPDGYFVGDLPPLGELGVTGHETTGRRVRLRTNELQHAATGLLLWARDARVELTGLDVRAASLEEAFLRIARAAENDAKSKEMAA
- a CDS encoding ABC transporter permease yields the protein MSTMTMTTPAGRMRALARSEMTLLGRSKGTLFAALFVPLIIPFSMRQAADGMDLKGTGLDVGTVVLPSALGFSLLFAVYSALTAVYVARREELVLKRLRTGELRDPEILAGAALPSVLIGVVQCLVLSVGCAVLLDAGAPSAPHLVVLGIAAGLVMFAALAAVTGSFSRSTESAQVMTMPLIFVSMIGSGLFVPLEVMPDKLASVCELLPLSPVIELIRGGWAGNLSAGDALGAAATAVAWTVLAVFAVRRWFRWEPRH